One segment of Drosophila mauritiana strain mau12 chromosome 3R, ASM438214v1, whole genome shotgun sequence DNA contains the following:
- the LOC117143580 gene encoding calmodulin-like protein 4, with amino-acid sequence MARYFKEQDIDEFRECFYLFARSGQINNLDELTVIMRSLGLSPTIQELVSYLKQKNGKMSFADFLDIMHQHSKVESLPDEVIAAFKAADPQNKGTISARQLRNLLQNWGEGLSMREVDNIFREANVNNNSTVRYADFVKIACAPVPDYY; translated from the exons ATG GCTCGTTACTTTAAAGAACAGGACATTGATG AGTTCCGTGAGTGCTTTTATCTGTTCGCCCGTTCGGGCCAAATCAACAATTTGGACGAACTAACC GTTATTATGCGTTCTTTGGGTCTTTCGCCGACGATTCAAGAACTGGTTTCCTATCTGAAGCAAAAGAATGGGAAAATGAGCTTCGCCGACTTTCTGGACATCATGCACCAGCACTCCAAAGTGGAGAGCTTGCCGGACGAGGTCATTGCCGCCTTTAAAGCTGCCGATCCGCAGAATAAGGGCACAATCTCGGCCAGACAGCTGCGTAATCTACTCCAAAACTGGGGAGAGGGCCTGTCTATGCGCGAGGTGGACAACATCTTCCGGGAGGCCAATGTGAACAACAATAGCACTGTGCGGTACGCAGACTTTGTCAAGATTGCATGCGCCCCAGTTCCCGACTACTATTAG
- the LOC117143581 gene encoding 40S ribosomal protein S20, with amino-acid sequence MAAAPKDIEKPHVGDSASVHRIRITLTSRNVRSLENVCRDLINGAKNQNLRVKGPVRMPTKTLRITTRKTPCGEGSKTWDRFQMRIHKRIIDLHSPSEIVKKITSINIEPGVEVEVTIAN; translated from the exons ATG GCTGCTGCACCCAAGGATATTGAGAAGCCCCATGTCGGCGATTCTGCCTCTGTGCACCGCATCCGCATCACCCTGACATCCAGGAACGTGCGTTCGCTGGAGAACGTGTGCCGCGACCTGATCAACGGTGCCAAGAACCAGAACTTGCGCGTCAAG GGCCCCGTGCGCATGCCGACCAAGACCCTTCGCATCACCACCCGTAAGACTCCTTGTGGTGAGGGTTCCAAGACCTGGGATCGCTTCCAG ATGAGAATCCACAAGCGCATCATCGACTTGCACTCGCCCTCTGAGATCGTCAAGAAGATTACCTCCATCAACATCGAGCCCGGCGTAGAGGTTGAGGTCACCATCGCCAACTAA
- the LOC117143579 gene encoding G-box-binding factor isoform X2, which translates to MQMRATELPAVQLLLPLILVGLASGQRVAPGVNPQHYQQVPQQVPQHHPPPPPQHHQPQYQQQVHSAPGVPPQQYQYEQVQVPVQQQAPVQYQQVPVQQQQQQHQPIHQQPTMQQQQQPPQGHHQQAGGHHHGQPQQVLNTGNIQQERAHIQEHMQVPIDTSKMSEAELQFHYFKMHDSDNNNKLDGCELIKSLIHWHVKDSSEKPPVEGQTEQPDDHKSGSVYTDKALEETIDYVLKSMDLNNDGFVDWAEYRKTEANIGKD; encoded by the exons ATGCAGATGCGCGCCACGGAATTGCCAGCAgttcagctgctgctgcccctAATCCTGGTTGGATTGGCTAGCGGACAGCGCGTCGCTCCCGGCGTGAATCCGCAGCACTAT CAACAAGTGCCGCAGCAGGTGCCGCAGCACCAtccaccgccaccaccgcAGCACCACCAGCCGCAGTACCAGCAACAGGTCCACTCAGCGCCCGGTGTGCCGCCCCAGCAATAC CAATACGAACAGGTTCAAGTTCCCGTGCAGCAGCAGGCACCGGTCCAATATCAGCAAGTTCctgtgcagcagcagcagcagcaacatcagccaATCCACCAGCAACCGACgatgcagcaacagcaacagccgcCGCAGGGGCACCACCAGCAGGCAGGTGGCCACCACCATGGGCAACCGCAGCAGGTCCTAAACACCGGCAACATTCAGCAGGAGCGCGC TCACATCCAGGAGCACATGCAAGTGCCAATCGATACGAGCAAGATGTCCGAGGCTGAGCTGCAGTTCCACTACTTCAAGATGCACGACTcggacaacaacaacaagttgGACGGCTGCGAGCTGATCAAATCGCTGATCCACTGGCACG TCAAAGATAGTAGCGAGAAACCACCAGTCGAGGGCCAAACGGAGCAGCCCGATGATCACAAGTCCGGATCGGTGTACACGGACAAGGCTCTGGAGGAGACCATTGACTATGTGCTGAAGTCCATGGACCTGAACAACGATGGATTTGTCGACTGGGCCGAGTACCGCAAGACTGAGGCCAACATTGGCAAGGACTAG
- the LOC117143579 gene encoding G-box-binding factor isoform X1 translates to MQMRATELPAVQLLLPLILVGLASGQRVAPGVNPQHYQQVPQQVPQHHPPPPPQHHQPQYQQQVHSAPGVPPQQYQYEQVQVPVQQQAPVQYQQVPVQQQQQQHQPIHQQPTMQQQQQPPQGHHQQAGGHHHGQPQQVLNTGNIQQERAHIQEHMQVPIDTSKMSEAELQFHYFKMHDSDNNNKLDGCELIKSLIHWHEQGSKEQPNGEKPHVEEKVFSDEELVALIDPILQMDDTSRDGYIDYPEFIKAQQKAAEKQQQQQQQQPHEQQQQQQQPVH, encoded by the exons ATGCAGATGCGCGCCACGGAATTGCCAGCAgttcagctgctgctgcccctAATCCTGGTTGGATTGGCTAGCGGACAGCGCGTCGCTCCCGGCGTGAATCCGCAGCACTAT CAACAAGTGCCGCAGCAGGTGCCGCAGCACCAtccaccgccaccaccgcAGCACCACCAGCCGCAGTACCAGCAACAGGTCCACTCAGCGCCCGGTGTGCCGCCCCAGCAATAC CAATACGAACAGGTTCAAGTTCCCGTGCAGCAGCAGGCACCGGTCCAATATCAGCAAGTTCctgtgcagcagcagcagcagcaacatcagccaATCCACCAGCAACCGACgatgcagcaacagcaacagccgcCGCAGGGGCACCACCAGCAGGCAGGTGGCCACCACCATGGGCAACCGCAGCAGGTCCTAAACACCGGCAACATTCAGCAGGAGCGCGC TCACATCCAGGAGCACATGCAAGTGCCAATCGATACGAGCAAGATGTCCGAGGCTGAGCTGCAGTTCCACTACTTCAAGATGCACGACTcggacaacaacaacaagttgGACGGCTGCGAGCTGATCAAATCGCTGATCCACTGGCACG AGCAAGGCAGCAAGGAGCAGCCGAACGGCGAGAAGCCGCACGTGGAGGAGAAGGTTTTCTCCGACGAGGAGCTGGTGGCACTCATAGATCCCATCCTGCAGATGGACGACACCTCGCGCGACGGCTACATCGACTATCCGGAGTTCATTAAGGCGCAGCAAAAGGCCGccgagaagcagcagcagcagcaacagcagcagccgcacgaacagcaacagcagcagcagcagccggtTCATTAG
- the LOC117145273 gene encoding uncharacterized protein LOC117145273: protein MAAMQSGGRPRERLLYAFRGWIAFVAFMDLGTAFRSYIERRSFLGDHSDTQFIEGDYTISRIIGMYCLLKAIALVHCTLYIHYKPVVSMGGCSLALTMVFYATEALYFRSSTINFYVIFPCVLNSITLLGLIYIPKRLRLWEPNMDLDDENSQLLKQMTGFKRRRAKKQ, encoded by the exons AT GGCTGCCATGCAGTCCGGCGGACGACCCCGCGAGCGATTGCTGTACGCCTTCCGGGGATGGATAGCATTCGTGGCCTTTATGGACCTGGGCACGGCCTTTAGGAGCTACATAGAAAGACGCAGCTTCCTGGGCGATCACAGCGATACTCAGTTCATAGAGG GCGACTACACCATATCGCGGATCATCGggatgtactgcctgctgaaGGCCATCGCTCTCGTCCACTGCACCCTCTACATCCATTACAAGCC GGTGGTCAGCATGGGCGGCTGCTCATTGGCCCTCACCATGGTCTTCTATGCCACCGAGGCACTCTACTTTCGCTCCAGCACCATTAACTTCTACGTGATCTTCCCGTGTGTGCTAAATT CTATAACTCTACTGGGCCTCATCTACATACCCAAACGACTGCGGCTCTGGGAGCCAAATATGGATCTGGATGACGAAAACTCACAGCTTCTCAAGCAAATGACGGGCTTCAAGAGACGACGAGCGAAAAAACAATAG
- the LOC117144051 gene encoding Fanconi anemia group D2 protein, translating into MYKQFKKRSKKPLNTIDENATMKVPRLAETTTNISVESSSGGSEENIPASQEHTQRFLSQHSAILAATLGRTQSSSRNIATLSRQPNNFFELVLVRAGVQLDQDDSLILACDHVSIVSKLRDIFTNASSYTDKMETFRTGLNAAMAPGSKLVQKLLTGCTVDAAGEEQIYQSQNSMFMNFLMIDFMRDACVEVLLNKIEEVAKSDRVIMGKAAIPLPLLPLMLTQLRYLTASHKVEIYSRIEVIFNRATESAKLDIIANAELILDASMHDEFVELLIINYSSTEDLFHMTTVQTLGNLSLSDRTQAKLRVRILDFATSGQCSDAILPHLIRLLLNVLKMDTDDSVRDLIGSLRGIFNWRHTNETEQISAREDSKKSQLELFGFLELGLIRSKKFYQACQRSSASVPAAEFTSFDMILLLLLIHVNEDNSLYIENILRRRIKLEHITVSILEEIRLHYRHILEQHITTLMNILHDFMREKNRTVSDFAKSSYSILFKIFNSIQKNILKKLLELTCDKSSPHLTTMALELLRELQRKSAKDVQNCATLLIPMLDRISDLSLTQTRIAMDLLCHVAFPDPNLSPCLQLQEQVDMVVKKQLINSVDNIKKQGIIGCVQLIDAMARIENNGADRDEFIASVENVDSLPDGRGKMAANLIIRTEASIGNSTESLALFFEELATVFNQRNEGTSSCDLDNQFIAWACDLVTFRFQASFVTENVPETLKEIKLEYQLNINELDDTDANTESDVLNIGINISKLVLSPKVKAFDSIYVLAPLFNYVRVLYKHRHQDSLESINALLGCAIVLPSFFEDENYVSIFDNFEAEQQKDILSIYFHTVNWMRVSISAFASQRDPPTRRRVLSRLGELIRIEQRMKPLLARAPVDFVAPPYQFLTNVKLSNHNQKRPGPKAATKLNATLPEPDLTGNQTSIADFTIKVGPCKTVKTKTDFEQMYGPRERYRPMEVEIIMLLVEQKFVLNHQLEEEQMGEFLGLLELRFLLEDVVQKLEAAVLRQHDSFDAESFKPHLAKPEDFICDLLPCLHEVNNHLITLAEAIDNQLTEVNHVYSNLDLFKEQFCYIKSCFGLCVRLFALYFAWSEWSDRSQEQLLHKSLLKLQPKAQWKRLEKQSVPQLATLTFQYFLKYEKSVLNLSTAVQLHRLLCNLLKLGSLQSDASQPRFQQAEDLRILCGTLLRRKWFHYSGTLDKGGQCNIYLDELVKGFLKKSTTKSQTELLTELVKQCSILNTKDKSLTSFPNFKKANFPLLFRGLCEVLIHSLSGQVSVDSRGDRLKLWESAVDLLNGLLSIVQQVEQPRNFGLFLKHSLLFLKLLLQHGMSALESIVRDDPERLTRFLHELQKVTRFLHQLCCHSKSIKNTAIISYIPSLRETIETLVFRVKALLAANNCHSAFHMGNMINRDLHGDSIITPRSSFAGEENSDDELPADDTSVDETVLGDDMGITAVSLSTRPSDGSRRSKSSSRSKCF; encoded by the exons ATGTATAAACAATTTAAGAAACGCTCAAAGAAACCTCTGAACACCATCGATGAGAACGCGACCATGAAAGTGCCG CGCCTGGCGGAGACGACCACAAATATTTCGGTGGAGTCCTCATCTGGCGGGAGCGAGGAGAACATACCCGCCTCCCAGGAGCACACGCAGCGCTTTCTGTCGCAGCACAGTGCGATCCTGGCCGCCACTCTGGGTCGCACTCAATCCTCGAGCCGGAACATTGCAACGCTCTCCCGGCAACCGAACAATTTCTTCGAACTGGTCCTGGTTCGAGCAGGCGTCCAGTTGGACCAGGATGATAGCCTGATCCTGGCCTGCGATCATGTCTCCATAGTCTCCAAGCTGCGGGACATCTTTACGAACGCCTCCTCGTACACCGACAAAATGGAGACTTTCAGGACGGGTCTGAATGCTGCCATGGCACCCGGGTCGAAGCTGGTGCAGAAGCTCCTAACCGGATGCACCGTGGACGCAGCTGGAGAGGAACAGATCTACCAGTCCCAGAACAGCATGTTTATGAACTTCCTCATGATCGACTTCATGCGAGATGCCTGCGTGGAGGTGCTGCTGAACAAGATCGAGGAGGTGGCCAAATCTGATCGGGTCATCATGGGCAAAGCTGCTATCCCCTTGCCACTGCTACCGCTCATGCTGACCCAACTGCGCTACTTGACCGCCTCGCACAAGGTGGAGATCTACAGTCGCATCGAGGTCATTTTCAACAGGGCCACGGAATCGGCCAAATTGGACATCATAGCCAATGCTGAGTTGATACTCGATGCCAGTATGCACGATGAGTTCGTCGAGCTGCTTAT CATCAACTATTCCAGCACTGAAGACCTCTTCCACATGACCACAGTGCAAACTCTGGGTAACTTATCGCTGTCAGACAGAACGCAGGCCAAGTTACGAGTGCGCATTTTGGACTTCGCCACAAGTGGCCAATGTTCGGATGCG ATCTTGCCGCATCTCATAAGGCTGCTGCTTAACGTTCTGAAAATGGACACAGATGACAGCGTGCGCGAC TTGATAGGCAGCCTGCGTGGAATCTTCAACTGGCGTCACACAAATGAGACGGAACAAATCTCGGCAAGAGAAGACAGCAAGAAGTCTCAGCTGGAACTTTTTGGCTTCCTAGAACTAGGCTTGATACGATCGAAGAAGTTTTATCAAGCGTGCCAAAGGTCATCTGCTAGTGTGCCAGCTGCAGAATTTAC CTCCTTTGACATGATACTTCTGCTTTTGTTGATACATGTTAATGAAGATAATTCATTGTACATCGAAAATATT CTTCGACGTCGCATTAAACTGGAGCACATTACAGTGAGCATTTTGGAAGAGATACGTCTGCACTATAGACACATCCTGGAGCAGCACATAACCACACTGATGAACATCCTTCACGACTTTATGCGAGAGAAAAATCGCACCGTGTCCGATTTCGCCAAATCTTCGTACAG TATACTTTTTAAGATTTTTAACTCGATCCAGAAAAATATCCTAAAGAAGCTGTTGGAGCTTACCTGTGACAAATCATCGCCCCACCTGACAACAATGGCACTGGAATTGCTTCGCGAGCTGCAACGAAAGAGTGCCAAGGATGTTCAGAATTGTGCCACTCTACTTATTCCCATGCTGGATAGGATAAGTGATCTAAGTCTCACACAAACCCGCATTGCTATGGATCTTCTGTGCCATGTTGCCTTTCCAGATCCAAACCTATCGCCTTGCCTGCAACTCCAAGAGCAAGTCGATATGGTGGTTAAAAAGCAGCTGATCAACTCCGTTGATAATATTAAAAAGCAGGGCATTATTGGCTGTGTGCAACTCATCGATGCAATGGCACGCATCGAGAACAATGGTGCTGATCGTGACGAGTTTATTGCCAGCGTGGAAAACGTCGATTCCTTGCCTGATGGCCGAGGCAAAATGGCTGCCAACTTAATCA TACGCACCGAGGCATCAATTGGAAATAGTACCGAGTCCTTAGCCCTGTTCTTTGAAGAACTAGCCACGGTTTTCAATCAGCGCAATGAAGGAACCTCCAGCTGCGACTTGGACAACCAATTCATTGCTTGGGCCTGCGACTTAGTGACATTCCGCTTCCAGGCGAGCTTTGTCACCGAGAATGTGCCCGAGACTTTAAA GGAAATTAAACTGGAATATCAGTTAAATATCAATGAATTGGACGATACAGATGCAAACACTGAATCGGATGTCCTTAATATTGGCATAAATATCTCAAAACTGGTTTTATCACCAAAAGTGAA AGCTTTTGATTCTATATACGTGCTGGCTCCTCTGTTCAACTATGTCAGGGTGCTGTACAAGCACCGCCACCAAGACAGCTTGGAGAGCATTAATGCCTTGCTAGGCTGTGCCATTGTGTTGCCTTCATTCTTTGAGGATGAGAACTATGTGTCTATTTTTGACAACTTTGAGGCGGAGCAGCAAAAAGACATTTTGAGCATTTACTTTCACACCGTCAATTGGATGAGGGTGTCGATCAGTGCGTTTGCATCACAACGTGATCCTCCCACACGGCGTCGAGTTCTTTCAAGACTCGGAGAACTAATACGTATCGAGCAGAGAATGAAGCCCCTCCTGGCTAGAGCGCCCGTCGACTTCGTGGCACCGCCATATCAATTCCTTACCAACGTCAAGCTCTCAAACCATAATCAGAAACGTCCAGGGCCTAAAGCAGCTACCAAACTAAACGCAACTCTACCAGAACCCGATTTAACTGGTAATCAAACATCGATCGCTGATTTCACCATTAAGGTTGGCCCGTGCAAGACCGTTAAGACGAAAACTGACTTTGAGCAGATGTATGGGCCGCGGGAGAGATACAGACCAATGGAAGTGGAGATCATCATGCTCTTGGTCGAGCAGAAGTTTGTCCTGAACCACCAGCTGGAAGAGGAACAAATGGGGGAGTTTCTTGGTCTTCTCGAGCTACGTTTCCTGCTGGAAGACGTGGTTCAAAAACTTGAAGCAGCAGTCCTTCGACAACACGATTCTTTTGATGCGGAAAGTTTTAAGCCGCATCTGGCCAAACCGGAGGATTTTATTTGCGATCTACTTCCATGCCTACACGAGGTGAATAATCACCTAATAACCCTGGCCGAGGCCATTGACAATCAGCTTACGGAAGTCAATCATGTGTACAGCAATCTGGATCTGTTTAAAGAGCAATTTTGCTATATCAAATCGTGTTTTGGCCTGTGCGTCCGGCTGTTTGCCTTGTACTTCGCCTGGAGCGAATGGAGTGATAGGTCGCAGGAACAACTGCTCCATA AGTCTTTGCTCAAGCTACAGCCTAAGGCACAATGGAAGAGACTAGAGAAGCAAAGTGTTCCTCAGTTGGCCACCCTAACGTTTCAATACTTTCTAAAGTATGAGAAATCCGTCTTAAATCTTAGTACTGCAGTCCAGCTTCATCGATTGCTGTGTAACTTGTTGAAGCTGGGCAGTTTACAGAGCGATGCTAGCCAACCGAGATTTCAGCAAGCCGAGGACTTAC GGATACTGTGTGGCACGCTGCTGCGCCGTAAATGGTTCCACTACTCTGGCACCTTGGACAAAGGTGGTCAGTGCAATATCTATTTGGACGAGCTGGTCAAGGGATTCCTGAAAAAGTCGACTACCAAGAGTCAAACCGAACTACTTACTGAGCTGGTTAAACAATGCAGCATACTTAATACGAAGGACAAATCACTGACTTCCTTCCCCAACTTTAAAAA GGCCAACTTCCCACTTCTCTTTCGTGGACTGTGCGAGGTGCTTATTCACTCCCTAAGTGGTCAAGTTAGCGTCGACAGCCGTGGGGATAGATTGAAGCTATGGGAGTCAGCAGTCGATTTGTTGAATGGCTTGCTTAGCATTGTGCAGCAGGTGGAACAGCCGAGAAACTTTGGGCTGTTTCTAAAACACTCCCTGCTATTCCTTAAGTTGCTGCTTCAGCACGGAATGTCTGCTCTGGAATCTATTGTTCGGGACGATCCCGAAAGGCTAACAAGGTTTTTACACGAGCTCCAGAAGGTGACACGCTTTCTGCACCAACTCTGCTGTCATTCCAAGTCCATTAAGAATACGGCTATAATCAGCTACATTCCCAGCCTGCGGGAGACGATTGAGACGCTGGTCTTTCGAGTCAAAGCCCTCTTGGCCGCCAACAACTGTCATTCTGCTTTCCACATGGGAAATATGATCAATAGGGATCTTCACGGAGATTCTATCATAACACCAAGGAGTTCCTTCGCCGGCGAGGAAAACAGCGACGATGAATTACCTGCGGACGACACCAGCGTAGATGAAACCGTCTTGGGCGATGACATGGGTATAACCGCCGTTAGCCTGAGCACAAGGCCCAGCGATGGGAGTCGTCGGAGCAAGTCCTCCTCCCGCAGCAAATGCTTTTAA